In a genomic window of Caloenas nicobarica isolate bCalNic1 chromosome 1, bCalNic1.hap1, whole genome shotgun sequence:
- the ZNF800 gene encoding zinc finger protein 800, whose protein sequence is MPLRDKCCQTDHPHHGCCEPVRLLEPGDPPLLQRPLQTSKSGIQQIIECFRSGTKQLKHILLKDVDTIFECKLCRSLFRGLPNLITHKKFYCPPSLQMDDNLPDINDKQSQAINDLLEAIYPRVDKQEYVIRLEPIETNQNAVFQYVSRTDSPIENRESSSTPDQAQVQIQEPSTEQPKTVSTPAPVPAGETVELPPADPVTNKVIPTPEEQPPTENLELDSADNSDFGHQLICCLCRKEFHSRRSVRRHIRKVHKKKMEELKKYIETKKKPNQCSAKGRNKNVLVALGRSCPVCYKSFATKANVRRHFDEVHRGLRRDSITPDIATKPGQPLFLDTVSAKKTFKTRKQKSSSKAEYNLTACKCLLCKRKYSSQIMLKKHMQIVHKITLSGKNSKREKGPNSTANGTEMKVKVEPADSVEPLPPSVALSPQNELKGTNHSNEKKSTPSAQKNKVKQDPENPKSTSKSATKSASKSATKSTSKSSNASAAGGQQKTRKPKLSAGFDFKQLYCKLCKRQFTSKQNLTKHIELHTDGNNIYVKYYRCPLCSYETRRKRDVIRHITVVHKKSPRYLGKITASLEIRAIKKPIDLVLNKVTKRGPQRDETKQVVSKQDVTSNSPNKKYEGADVGIEVKVTKNFSLHRCNKCGKAFARKAFLEHHKKTHKANVSHSPEENKTKGRSTRSKAVVW, encoded by the exons ATGCCTCTAAGGGACAAGTGTTGTCAGACTGACCACCCTCACCATGGATGCTGTGAACCAG tgcgTCTATTGGAACCTGGTGACCCTCCATTATTACAGCGGCCTCTGCAAACATCAAAATCTGGTATTCAACAAATCATTGAGTGTTTTCGATCAG GAACTAAACAACTTAAACATATCTTGTTGAAAGATGTGGACACCATTTTTGAGTGTAAATTGTGCCGGAGTCTCTTCAGAGGATTACCAAATTTAATTACTCATAAAAAGTTTTATTGTCCTCCAAGTCTCCAGATGGATGATA ACCTCCCGGATATAAATGATAAACAGAGTCAAGCCATAAACGACCTCCTGGAAGCAATCTACCCAAGGGTAGATAAGCAAGAATATGTAATTAGATTAGAACCTATAGAGACTAATCAGAATGCTGTATTTCAATATGTATCAAGGACTGATAGCCCAATTGagaacagagaaagcagcagtacCCCTGATCAAGCTCAAGTACAGATACAGGAACCCAGCACTGAGCAACCCAAGACCGTTTCAACTCCGGCCCCAGTCCCAGCTGGGGAGACTGTAGAGTTACCTCCTGCTGATCCCGTTACAAACAAGGTGATACCTACACCTGAAGAACAGCCTCCAACAGAAAATCTGGAGTTGGACTCTGCGGATAATTCTGATTTTGGCCACCAGTTGATATGTTGCCTTTGTAGGAAAGAATTTCATTCCAGACGCAGTGTACGCCGGCACATTCGAAAAGTGcacaaaaaaaagatggaagagCTAAAGAAGTacatagaaacaaaaaagaaaccaaatcagTGCTCTGCGAAAGGACGAAATAAGAATGTTCTTGTAGCATTAGGTAGAAGTTGTCCCGTATGTTATAAATCATTTGCTACAAAAGCCAACGTAAGGAGGCATTTTGATGAAGTTCATAGAGGATTAAGAAGGGATTCCATTACTCCCGATATAGCTACAAAGCCTGGGCAACCTTTGTTCTTGGATACAGTTTCTGCGAAAAAAACTTTCAAGACCCGAAAACAAAAGTCATCTTCAAAGGCGGAATACAATTTAACTGCATGCAAATGCCTTCTGTGCAAGAGAAAATATAGTTCACAAATAATGCTGAAAAAGCACATGCAAATTGTTCACAAGATAACTCTTTCTGGAAAGAACtctaaaagagagaaaggacCCAACAGTACTGCCAATGGCACAGAAATGAAAGTCAAAGTTGAACCAGCAGATTCTGTAGAACCTTTACCCCCTTCTGTTGCCCTTTCTCCACAGAATGAATTAAAGGGAACAAATCATTCAAACGAGAAAAAGAGCACACCgtcagcacagaaaaataaagttaaacaGGACCCCGAAAATCCTAAATCAACCTCTAAATCAGCCACTAAGTCAGCCTCTAAATCAGCCACTAAATCAACCTCTAAATCAAGCAATGCATCTGCTGCAGGTGGCCAGCAAAAAACCAGGAAGCCAAAACTTTCAGCTGGCTTTGACTTCAAGCAGCTTTACTGTAAACTCTGTAAACGCCAATTTACTTCAAAACAGAACTTGACAAAACACATTGAATTACACACAGATGGAAATAACATTTATGTTAAATACTACAGGTGTCCACTCTGCTCTTATGAAACACGTCGCAAACGTGATGTGATAAGGCATATAACTGTAGTTCATAAAAAGTCACCACGCTACCTTGGGAAAATAACTGCAAGTTTAGAAATTAGAGCAATAAAAAAGCCAATTGATCTTGTTCTAAATAAGGTGACAAAAAGAGGCCCTCAGAGGGACGAAACAAAACAGGTTGTTTCAAAACAGGATGTCACCTCTAATTCTCCCAATAAAAAGTATGAAGGAGCTGATGTTGGCATTGAagtaaaagtaacaaaaaactTTTCTCTGCATCGATGCAATAAGTGTGGGAAAGCATTTgccagaaaagcttttctagAACATCATAAGAAAACCCACAAAGCAAATGTATCTCATTcacctgaagaaaataaaaccaaaggcAGAAGTACAAGATCTAAAGCTGTTGTCtggtga